The Acholeplasma laidlawii PG-8A DNA window TTTCAGATGTTGCTTATGTTGCATCAACGATAGAAGAACTAACGCAAAAATCAGACATTATATTTATGATTGTTGGTTATCCAAAAGATGTAGAAACTGTAGCACTTGAAATATTTAAAACAGCTAAACTAAATACAATCATTGTAGATATGACAACATCATCACCATCACTTGCAGCATACTTATATGATATGGCTAAAGAAAAAGGCCTACACATGATGGATGCACCTGTAACTGGTGGAGAAGTTGGTGCTATAGCAGGTACACTATCTATTATGGTAGGTGGCGATGAAACAAACTTTGACATCATCAGCCCTTTACTAGAAACCTTTGGTAAAACAATCCAGTATATGGGCAAAGCTGGTAATGGACAACGCACCAAGTTAGCAAATCAAATCGCAATAGCAGGTGCACTTGCAGGTACAGTAGAGAGTTTATATTATGCAAACTCACTGAATCTAGATCTTACAAAAGCATTTGAAATCTTTATGGGTGGTAGTGCAT harbors:
- a CDS encoding NAD(P)-dependent oxidoreductase gives rise to the protein MKYILHIKNIITIIKKKRYEMNIGLIGTGIMGSPIVRHLAEGGHTLTVYNRTKEKAEKLSDVAYVASTIEELTQKSDIIFMIVGYPKDVETVALEIFKTAKLNTIIVDMTTSSPSLAAYLYDMAKEKGLHMMDAPVTGGEVGAIAGTLSIMVGGDETNFDIISPLLETFGKTIQYMGKAGNGQRTKLANQIAIAGALAGTVESLYYANSLNLDLTKAFEIFMGGSASSTQMKTNGLHMINKYYEPGFYIKHFLKDLNLAIESSVKHLEVTVKVRDMLEVLVDNHHENKGTQALILYYLDNLAIL